Genomic segment of Bradysia coprophila strain Holo2 unplaced genomic scaffold, BU_Bcop_v1 contig_561, whole genome shotgun sequence:
CCGAATGGTTAAGTGGCAAATTTaaggaaaataggaaatgattcaatattttctggGCAAATCTCCATATTTCAAGGATGCGAGAATACAAATCCACCATCAGATTAAGCAAATCATTGTGGGAAGTCCGCAAATTTGCCGAGCAAAGGTTGgcaaatttgtctttttcagTACAAATTTGCAATATTTGATCGGCAAATTTGCGTAATTTCTGAATTAACTTGATCACTTTCTTTGCAAATCTCGGCAATTTTCCACACACACTTCACAGATTTGAACacttttataaagaaaaacacTGATAAGTTCGCAAATTtgcgtttttaaaattttcaaagcaaatctttgaaacaaataatttgttttcaacttgATAAATCAAAACAACTTCGACATGATTTATACACGCATTTGACGGTTTACGTTGGCAACTTTGATGTCATTGTGTACTAAATTTGCGTATTTTTGGCAGTACGGCGCGGCGGGCTGGATTCGAATATTTGATTATTGACTGTGCGAAATTAAtgttaaagaatttttgttttcttttgaaaataattatcgGGTGGTGCTCAATGTTATAAATTCCAATGTGATgaattattgttgtgatgttACGATACATCAATTActagttttcatattttatattttatattttttttcggatttcgcatacgatgaatttgattttgtttttctgttctgTAATATTTTACATTCTCAGATGCAAATTTCTgattcaacaaatttgaattgataCTGTCAGGTCGGGTCatacttaataaaaaaaggcgtttttaaaagaaattatccGACATTCATTGTAATGGAGTGTGTTTTTTATAATCATTATTTCCGCGTTTTCCATGTTTTATcccaacaaaatttgtcttcTTTCGGATCGATCGATCGATCAGTAACAAATTGCTGGGAAAACAATGAATTCAGGAAGTTCTTAACATTGTTGAATGGCACTCATAGTGCTTACGTTTTAAGCAAAATGTGTTTAAAATCGAGTTACGCGCTGTATTCAGGATCGTGAAAAAAGGTTTCTTATTTTGGCTgaaatatagtaaaatgacgaatttcggtGAGTATATTGCCAATTCGGTATACTATTGTATGGATTTGGTTATAATTGAATATTGAACAATCGGTACACGTAAATGCTGCGGCAAATAATTTAAGTCTTACTATTCGTGTAGTTGTTCTTcttcccgcaactccctgaATATAAAATTACCGATGAAAACTACAAGGATGCTTGGGCCGCACTTGAGCACAAATATGAGAACAAACGGCTACTTGTTAAATCACATATGGATGAGTTGTTCAATCAAACGGTAATGGAAGATGAAAGTGCTGAAGCACTGAGACTGCTGTTAAGGACAACTCAACGATGTTTCCAATCGTTGAAACCTTTGGGAGGACCAATTGATTCATGGGATTGGTTACTGGTTCAATTGGTTGGTACGCGTTTGGATACAAAGACTCGACGCTATTGGGAGTTGACCCacaaatcaaaagaaatgcCAACGTGGAAGCAAATGGTCACAGCGTTGGAAATTCGCTGTAATGCTCTGGAATCGGAGCAAGACAAACTTTAGTTCTTATTTACATTGAAAGATTTATgttcttgaaatttaattctttgaACCATGGATGGTTCAAGGTGAGGAGTATGTTTGGGACGATATGAAATAATTACTGGGACAAATTTGTATGTTAATTGACAGCTCTGAATTGTTTCTGTTCTTGTATTgaagtttttagtttttgtctGAGATTTACCGAAGCACGGATGTGCcaataaaccaatttaatttacaaaaaaatatgggatgtttaatttaaattggaaGGAAAAGGCAACCGTCTCGACACGCAGAATgtgtcaccctcagcgatatcagttattttatgAGTAAAGACACAAGGGGACTTGCGCCACACTCACTCTTAAAGGGTTTTTTTGACTTTACCTTGAATACGACGTTTTTCCGTACGACGGTAAAACATTGCCCCCTTGTATGAATAGGTTTTGCTGTAAGATGAACAGATCGGATTTCTTGTCGCAAGCTcggtagattttttccttttttatttcCGGTTCGCGAACAACTTTACCGTCATCGGTCGCTATTGGTTTTGGGGTTTGGGTTCCGACACCGGAGTAGTCATTCTCATCTCCATAATCCAACGGGACTCCCTCGACCAGCATATGAAGTCTGGACCATTGCACTACCAATTCCATTGCAATCCACTTTATAGCGTACAACACTAATTGGAAAGGCTGGAAAATCAAGTGGCTTGTGTACTCAATGCGTCTCAACATCAAACAACGTACAATCGTGTTCTGCTTTTATAACTTACGTTCCATAGCGAATCGCTGTCGCTTTTCTTTTCCAGTACATCGCAACAAAGTGCTTGCAAGTCATAAACggttatttttttgaaaatgttaagcTCTTCCATAGACTGCATTACAGGCCCATCGATTTCCCCGAAAAATCTTCCCGTTAGATTTTCCGTCTTGGATAGAACTATGTAACCGTTGTTATCGAGTACATAGCATTCCTGCATGGCGTCGTCACATGTTCGCAAACAACCGTTGCACTAGGAgtatcaaaataattatttcgaaGACATTGCACTGAGTCAAATCAGATCTTACATCTGCCTTCGACGTAATTTCCATAAAACGTTTATGCATCAACGCGTGAGAAAATTGGAATCCAACAACAAGTCCGGGCGCTTCCAGTCCACCGTCTCTCGGAAAAATTGCATGCGATGCAGTCACTTTCAATTCTTCGTTTTCTGGATCGTCGGATACATGTGGCACTGAGTATACAAAGCTTAATGGATCGATGCGGTGTTGCAATATGGCCGCCTTGTACCAAGTTTCATCGATCGCAAATTTATGATAATCACCGAATTCTATGTCTGTATCCACTTCTATTTCTTCTTCGAGAATAAATTGCCACCTTTTGACGATTGAATTACATTTACGACTTTAGCAGTAGTCGCACAATGATTATCTGTACACAAACCTAGTCAGACCGCTATTGGTGGCTACGAAACGTAATGTAGCATTAAAACGTAGGAACAATTCCCGATCGCTTTCGCTTTCAAACTCCCACTGACCATAGCTAGCATTCGTCACCTTTGCATCAAATATTAGAAGCTGCACAAGTTCCTTATTACAATAATAGGCATCGTCATCGAGAGTTTTGCGACCACAATCGGCTAAACAGTCGGCAAAACATATAACCATTCAAGTAATCAATAATCTGGTTTTTCTCAGTTAGATCAGAAAACCTACGCTCATCATCGGGTATGCCGTCATGTTGATATTTGGGCTCAACTTCGTACTGTTGCGACCATTTCCAATTGGGTTCGGACAGTTTGTTCAAGAAATGCAGTAATTCCTCTTCTGGAGTATCGAATTCGTGACCTTCAAGATAATGATACTTGCAGTAGACCCACTCCGGAtgaactttaaaattttctccCATGAAGAACCGCGACATATTGACACCCAAATGCAAATTTCGTTTTACTTCGTCTCCGACCTTTATCCATGTGTTGCCATAGCCACTCGGAATTGCTAGGCCCAGTCTGACATTGgcgaaacagattttttttccccgagAAATGGAGGtaagggatcattcataaattgcgttacgctttttcagtgctgccatcaaaaaaaaatctaaaaaatctcGAGGAATCCGCGTCCTACGAAGTTATAACTACATTCTAACCTCTAGATGGGGCGACAGAACATAGGTTTAAACTTCAGAGAGCGCGGATTTCCGGAATTATTTAGAacttaattttgatgacagcactgaaaaagcgtTGGATAATTTGTCAATGATCCCTAAAGAAAAACCAAATCTCTCAGAGACAATTTAGCTGCACGGCTCCACATAATTGTTATCTCATTCGTTGTGGTTTTTATCTTACTGAAAGCGTAATGAATTTACGTAAATATACTTACGAAAATGGCGTGTTCGGCAAAGGAGCGAAGTAGTAATCGTAAGTTTCTTGTGATATTCGGCGCATATTGTCGTAatgaaatttgactgaaaTGTTGAGCATCTTGCCTTCCACGTTATTTACTAAATCTTCCCGGAGCTTTGTATTTGTTATAGACAGACATTCAGAACTCTTGATTGCTTttagaaatgaatttaaatttttactttcatcAGTACTTTTCCCGGTTTCCGAGGGTCAGTTGACTCTTCAAATTGTTCCACTTCCGTTAAATCAATGCTATTGTAATTCGGCTTCAATTGTCCTTGATCCTTTTAAAGAAGCTAACAGTGAAAAAtaattctcaattttattgattttattaattgtcTTACCACAGGCCGAAGATCCGGATGCAGTAGAACGTATCCGTTGTTACTAACTATGAACGAGTACGCATTTACACCAAGCTAAAACAATggatccgttcaaatttgtattaTTGTTGTGCAACGGTGTTGGATTGAACcaaagcactgtcaagcaccgaagctgactttgacatcactcaattagaaggccaaaAACACACCTTCGGtgcttcggtgctagacagtgcgttgaTTGAACTCGTTCTTACCTTGTATGGTAACGTTAACTTATTTATATCTTCAACTGGAACGTCTGTACTTGCAACTCCTAGACCGAACcgacattcaatttttgttaattattttttctaggcatcattcacaaattacgtaacgttttttcagtgctgttatctatattttaaaaaactcgaaaataaCACGCTCTGCAAAGTCAAAACCATATTCTATCCTTCAAGCaacttcaacatttttagcccagtacgaagtactgggggcttataagattaatatgccgtttgtaacacgtcgaattggaagcagacagtaagggcaaagcatttggttatgttcatagatgacgaatccgcaataaaaaaaatgtccgtccgtccgtctgtccgtgacccctctagcttgagtaaatcacaaccttttttcaaaattctttttttttcccgattggtatcgacaaaagtaaggtcaagttcgaaaatgggcatggtagggtcggcccttccagagctaggacCCTAGagatgtttttcagtctttcgacgatatctaccgaaatacgcacgcaatagctgcttgtgatatatcaaatgaaaggtattgacgagtagaacaaagttgctgaatattgtttttgggtaagatgcaacgtgggcttgttgggagggctcaaaggtcgttactcggccctaagtgttttttgcacataaatcgagtaaatctcatccgattttgctagatttagttttttatggaaggtaattgaataccgcaaagaacgtggcgaaaaaagtttcaaatttgggcccttggactaaggccgctactcggccccaagtattttttgcacatagatcgagtaaatctcatccgattttgctagtttttgtttcatttgagagataattgaatgccgaatagaatgatggcaaaaaaagtttcgaatttgggcccttggactaaggccgctactcggccctaagtgttttttgcacataaatcgagtaaatctcatccgattttgctagatttagttttttatggaaggtaattgaataccgcaaagaacgtggcgaaaaaagtttcaaatttgggcccttggactaaggccgctactcggccccaagtattttttgcacatagatcgagtaaatctcatccgattttgctagcttttgtttcatttgagagataattgaataccgaatagaatgatggcgaaaaaagtttcaaatttgggcccttggactaaggccgctactcggccccaagtattttttgcacataaatcgagtaaatctcatccgattttgctagatttagttttttatggaaggtaattgaatgccgaatagaatgatggcgaaaaaaggttcaaatttgggcccttggactaaggccgctactcggccctaagtgtttttttgcacataaatcgagtaaatctcatccaattttgctagatttagttttttatggaaggtagtTGAATACAAAGAGAACGTggtgaaaaaagtttcaaatttgggcccttcgactaaggccgctttgtggctccgactgttctgatgccttgtttccttcttttttctctcttaGTAACTTCAGCAGTTCAATTTAGCCTTCAACTAACTTCAGCTTCTTATTACGCCTAAAACAACTTTCGCCCTTCCTTTTTTCCTGTCTTTAACTAACTTCAGCTCCTTTAACTAACTTCGTCCTCAAAAAGCTTCAGCTCTTACATTTTGCCTTCCGCTAATTTCCTCAACTTCGTCTAGAATCAAACGACCCCCAATATAACCCATAGCTACACCACTCCCGAAtcatgtttaaaataaaattattcacgCCAATAAACCACAAGTTTACATAAGCTAATATAAACTTGTAAAAAATcgtaatgaaaaattgtatttgtgACAATCATCACTGCATTTATCACTAATAGccatttcgaacaaaaaactAGTTAACTAGCTTTCTTTCCCAGACCTTCCCATCAACGACACCATTACTCACCACCCAATTCGTCTTGACTCGGACCACCTATACTTTTGCTTGTCTGAACGTTCAACGTAGCATACAACGATTTTGACTTTCTCAGCGATTGTAACCCGCACTTCGTACTATTCGTATTGCAAACCATTGTCAAGCCAACCAAATGTCCATCTAGCCGACCACAAGTATGTCGAGCCAACCAAatgtttcgtttattttgaTCACTATACCACTATATGAGACCAAGAACTGGAGCTACAATCTCTATTGAGATTGTTTTTACCAACTGCGCCACTTGTCACAACTATTCACTACACAAAATGGAAACAGTTCACTTGGGGATGTTGTCCCCTGAACTTCTTGTTCAACCCTCTTTTTATTAATCCTTTCCTCTTCTTCTATCGTCTTACAACCGTCTCCTTAGATTCAATTCATTCTAAAAGCCTTCTTGATCATTGTCAGATTCCTAACATAGCCCTAAATGGTGGCATAGCTTTAACTTTGGCTGAGCGCGTATTTCTCGATTCATTTAAGATTTAAATTGATGACAGCACTATCAAAACGTTCCGTTATTATTATGATTGATCTTCTACTAGTTTTTGTATTCCCTTTGACTCACCTAACAGACGTGCTTTTTTTAGTGTACCGTTTTCGTAATTCGATTTTCTGTCGAATGCAGGCACCCCAACGGCTATCATTAGTCGGGCAGGTTTGTCTGGTCTAGCTTTATCGTCGTTTTCGTCGCTGTCATCATCAtcctaaatttttgtttaaagacTTGTTTTAAGACTTGTACACTCGCTGTAGAAGAAGTCGTAGGGACCAGTACGTCGAGAGcatttgaaagttttaaaCGTTAGTGAATAGTCCCCGAATAAATGATCGGGAGGGTGAAAGTATCGATACTCGACTTCTACTACAGCAGATGTATTACACGTATGACGACAATACAATGATAGAACttactgaaaaaaaatctttgaaagcATGGGTCCAAGTCGGTGGATGATCCGTTCCTTGGAGCACCAGTGGCGTTGCAATAACATTAACATATTTTAACACTTCACCTTGCACTTGATCTAACGTTTCTCTGAAAAGTCAGTAAGTAGTTGATGTTTTAATACATCTTTTACGTGTTTTAAGAAAAGGAGggctgtaaactttgtggACATAATcgaggctgtaaactttggagaGGTCACGCAGGtcgccatttttttttttaaacgggaacacaccttttgtatgaaatccgccatTTTATCGTCAGGTGagtctgtatctgcgtgagcTCCCCAAAGTTGGCCAGAAAAATTCACTTACATGTGCGAGTAATGTCCACGGTTTAAACATGCCATCCACTGTATCTCTCGGACATTCGTCACTTCTTTACCGACCAAATATGTGAATATCCGCACCGGTATTTTGGTAAAGTTACCGTTCTCTATCCAATTGTATTTGTCAAAAATTTCGGTCGCATTTCCTGGAACACCGTCCGTAATTAGCATAATTGCCTGGTTGCATCCAGCTTTCGATTCACTGCATTTCCGATCATCACGATATCTTTGCAACAGCTCGAATGCATCGATAAAGGCAAGTCCAACGTCTGCACTACCTTCGGGCTAAAGTTATTGGAATTAAGAGAGAGACATGGAGAGGGAGAAGTTGCGGTATGTTTCATAATAAttcttagtttcctcttacgaACAAAGTACTctgtgtgagagacaaaattgatttttttcaattttttctttgtttatatgacagtttgctctctcacggagtactttttgttgagtggaatgttCATATATACTCTGGGAAAACTCAATAGCGCAGTGTGTAAGTCGAGACTTCACATTGCATTATTGGATTGCCAGTTGTGGGTTGgaaactcaaccgcaacacaaataattcgCTTCATCAGGTTGTTGTCCGCAATAATGACATCTGATTGAATCGG
This window contains:
- the LOC119083205 gene encoding voltage-dependent calcium channel subunit alpha-2/delta-3, yielding MVINREKFYVNHPLILLACILCIGLLQTAETSKEAEIVATWAQEFGDELWQMGQKMTKSNEIKMKYKQYNARVEQKGNDTLIKSIVDNLGRMLQRKIDAVRCILNTAEESAEKFDFNKSDHKNYTYYSSKYSIIEDLEGNLTREFVESLPEIVQKDGQYFQNLSLYRDTHFYNISVNTSHSSVHVPTNVYHRSREVLETIMWSEALDQVFLQNYQSDPALSWQYFGSDTGIMRHFPAKRWESHGVDVYDCRKRSWYIETATCSKDIVILLDNSGSMTGFRNFIAQLTIKSILDTFSNNDFTNILVYSKNVTTLVPCFDNTLVQATPENIAVFNAAVKKLKPEGSADVGLAFIDAFELLQRYRDDRKCSESKAGCNQAIMLITDGVPGNATEIFDKYNWIENGNFTKIPVRIFTYLVGKEVTNVREIQWMACLNRGHYSHIETLDQVQGEVLKYVNVIATPLVLQGTDHPPTWTHAFKDFFSDDDDSDENDDKARPDKPARLMIAVGVPAFDRKSNYENGTLKKARLLGVASTDVPVEDINKLTLPYKLGVNAYSFIVSNNGYVLLHPDLRPVDQGQLKPNYNSIDLTEVEQFEESTDPRKPGKVLMKLREDLVNNVEGKMLNISVKFHYDNMRRISQETYDYYFAPLPNTPFSLGLAIPSGYGNTWIKVGDEVKRNLHLGVNMSRFFMGENFKVHPEWVYCKYHYLEGHEFDTPEEELLHFLNKLSEPNWKWSQQYEVEPKYQHDGIPDDEPDCGRKTLDDDAYYCNKELVQLLIFDAKVTNASYGQWEFESESDRELFLRFNATLRFVATNSGLTRWQFILEEEIEVDTDIEFGDYHKFAIDETWYKAAILQHRIDPLSFVYSVPHVSDDPENEELKVTASHAIFPRDGGLEAPGLVVGFQFSHALMHKRFMEITSKADCNGCLRTCDDAMQECYVLDNNGYIVLSKTENLTGRFFGEIDGPVMQSMEELNIFKKITVYDLQALCCDVLEKKSDSDSLWNPFQLVLYAIKWIAMELVVQWSRLHMLVEGVPLDYGDENDYSGVGTQTPKPIATDDGKVVREPEIKKEKIYRACDKKSDLFILQQNLFIQGGNVLPSYGKTSYSRPYFFKRIPYSNLILVVVNHEHQSGNQYLTASPVILDYEHAVFPCYKLSMNSYERRRLDECFTEHPDEANVTQCGLAPSTFTYATVVWTFLFCIFRQIF